In Sebastes umbrosus isolate fSebUmb1 chromosome 15, fSebUmb1.pri, whole genome shotgun sequence, the genomic window AGGGATTCCTCTGGTAGCTCTAAAGAATCATAACACATCTTTAGTTGTGTTTCCAGTGTTGCCATGCAGAGTTACTTTACACCAGCGGGCTCAAAGGGAGAGATACGTTTGGGAAACGGAGTGAAAGAGGAGAGAATTTCTAGCATTAACTTCTCTTCAGGCAAAGCTGGTTTGCATCAATATTAGGCGCTACGGATACGTTCCTCGCTCTTTTTCTCTTCAATCTCTGCAGCAAGGCAAGGCTGAGTGCCAAGCATCCACAGGATAGCATGTTTTACACTGTATGAATCGAGCCAAACTGGAAGTTGGGGGATAGGTAATGTGGCGATCTGTGTTAGTAGAAGCAGGGGACACTTACAGCAAGCAAAGTGGTCAAATTGAGGAAAAGATCATTTTGTCATGAATGGCAAGATTTGTATTGAATAAATAATGTCCCTCTCAGCTGGATTTTATGACAGGCTGCGTCTGCTCCAAAGCACAACTGCCTGTTTAAAAAAAGGTGTATGTGTGATAGGAGAGGTAACGAAGAGTAtcatgggaaaaaaagtgaagaaaaagTTAAAGGAGAGCATGTTAGCATCATTTCACAATAAAGGGAGGCgttctctgtctccctcctgTTCTCTTTAAAGTGCAGCCTCATTCACGGGAGCGTCCCACAATAGCCAAGATgtagaggaaaatgttgatgatGTCGGTGTAGAGGTTGAGGGCAGCAAAAATGTACTCCTCCGGACTCAGAGCCAGCTTCTTGTTGCCCAGGAGAAGCTGAGTGTCCACTGCCAAAAACTTCAGAGAAGAAACAAGGATGGAATTAGTCATTTCAACCCAATGAGCAATTTTACGTTTAATAGATGTATATTATACGTCTATTTGTCTGTACACGTTTAGTTTAGATTAAAGTTATTCAAGGTGGAAAAGTGATAGTTTAGTAGACTAGGCGTTTCAATCTGTCAATCTGTGTAtatgacaacaaaaaaatagttaaactGTTAACGTGGGGGTGTGCAgtacttactgtatattaaatatttagaggttatatatttttaaaatatgtaaggATGTTTTTAAATTATAGCCTAAAACCGGGCTATGTGTAGCCAATAAATCCTGTGATCTATATCAGAGCTAGATATAAGCAAAATAAAAGTCACTGGAAGTTGGAAAACCGTCTGTACTCCAATGGTTACGGTATCCAGACGTCTGGACGTCATTACCCCACAAATATGAAATCACCCAACTGGAGAATTAACTTACAGGTTAGACCTTTGATAAAATGAACTGCCCTTGCTCAAGTAATGACATCCAAGTGATCATTACTGTTGCACTAAAACAGAAATTTTCCAAATAACGCTAAATCAAAATACAAGCAACAGCCactgaaataataaatgtgattttttaaGGACACGATGTGAGTGTGAAACTTACGCAGGTGAAGAGCAGGGCCCCCAGCGAAGCATAGACGATGTGCAAGATCCTGTGGTGGATGAAGATGCAGAGGATGGAGAAGAGCAACAGCACGATCAGGCACACAAACAGCACGCCCCGACAGGAAGTGAAGTCATACTTGCTCTGTGGtgaagaaggagagaaaaaaatacatgagaTGTTGGAAAATATGAGCTGTGATAAGACATGAGACTATAAGAAATTCACTTCAAAAGCAGTCTTAACAATTCAAAAGACACATACCTCTGGAGTCCAGATAATTTTGGTtaatttctgtctttgtttggcATCTTTTAAACTCTCTTTACACCACATGCATGCTATTCTTTTTTTCAGCAGAAACTCAGCTTTCAGACTGACCTCACAATTTGTCAATTTAACAAATGTAAAGCTACcaggaacccaaaatacaagaaaaatgaCACAGGCGCCTATGAAAATGTACAAATCTTAAGTCGAAATCATTCACAATATTATAGAAGAGTTTTTGGTTGTAAAAAATTTTGTTTCACTATTTATACACACACGGCAGAAACTCTGTCATTGTACATcactaaagaaaaaataatttagaaaaataacttACAGCTTTAAAAATGGTCTAGAAACATAAATGGAATGCAGTTTGAAAGCCCCCACATCAGCATTTTCAACTTGTTGTCTCAGCTTGTCTCTACATGATTTATACATAAAGTtgttactgtaaataaaacatgctCAGTGTATTTACATTAAATAGACGGAGTCCAGAGGGTTAACAAGcagctataatatatataaagacaGCGATAATCCTGTGTATGAGTGTGCCTTTAGTGTTTGAGATTGATTAAGTTGCACACCTCACTGTGAAAAACGAATTAGAAGAAATTCTCACTTTTGCTTTTGAACCAGAGGGTCGATGTTTGTCTGTagacatttaaatacatttattcaagcagctgtttgtgtgtgctgacCTGTAGTGAGAAGAGCACGACAGTGAAGCAGACCACTGCAGTGATGCCCACGGCCATGATGACAGTCTCTGTGTCATAGAAGCTGGCGATCATGCCCACCATGTAGGAGAGGCTCAGGGTCAGTATGGACTgcaagacacagaaaacacaccgTCAAATTaacatcacttatgacccacttTATATGGTGTGGTTTCAggtaaaatgaaagaaacatgGACCATTAGTCTGTctcaaaaaactgttttgaaTCAAGAATAATCTTATTATTATAGATGTttggaatataaaaaaaacgtaTTGATGTGGAACTAATTTATTGACAAAAAGCCACATCACACACGTAAGTGAGCAGTGTGATTTGATGAAAAGCAATTTGTGTTTCTCAACTGATCAGAACTGAAACTACAGTGTATGGAAATGTTACTGCTGTGTCTACAAACATTACTGATGCAAATCCCTTAAACagcataagaaaacaaaacattcatagAGTTGTTATATAGTGTGAACTCCTGTATTAAAagacctgtcaatcattttATACTCAACACAAACAGTTTTTCTGTCTTCTCAGAATTTCTCGCCTACACGTCTCTCTATCACATGTCATGTCTCTATCACttgaatcactgaattgtttCTTACTCTTTTCGTCAATCctacttctttttctttaaatctTAAACCAGTTACACCTTTTTcactttgttcatgtttctgtcTCCACTGGACATGGGACAACAGaaaaatgtcatgtcatgtAGACTTTGCAGAATAAACTGACAGAGGCAGCCCAGTTTGTGTGCATTAATAGGTGCAAAGTGTGCATAAACAGTCAGGAAAGGCTGTGTTTAAACACAATTTCAGAATTTAGAAGGTGGGTAAACGCCGTTTGCGTGCATTTAGCCTCCACTACACCCCTGCCTTACGTTAGATTATGTTGGATTCTCAGGAGCATCTACCGCTTtcctttcagtttgttttgcatattttctGTCTAAAAATCGGAATCATTGTACATTAATATGGTGCACACACTGTGCATgaatctgtttatttatcatgTAAACAGACTCTTACAATTAATTAGTTAATCCATACTTTCTTTATTATTTGGAATTAGGGCCAGTTCTTACCAGTGCCACCAAGTTCCAGGGGTGCTTGCGGCGGAAGTCTCCACAGCAGCTGAGCACGATCAGAGACACAAAGAAGACTGCATAGGACACATAGTATGTCCATGGATTACGCCGCACAAAGTCCTTGGCCTCATCAACAAAGGTGAAGATGGCAACGAAGGAGAAAGTGACCATTAGCTGCACTGTGAGAACCATGAAGACCTGGTGAGAAAGAGGAATGAAGCAGGTGAggagaaaaaatatgttttcgtggtatttatatattaatacaagTTGTATTACATGCTGTATTTACTTCTTTGTCAGACTAAATATATTTGACACAGTAAAGGACCTACTTTTCTGATGAAGGCTTGTCGGATGGTCTTGTCCTCAAAGCCAGAGTTGGTGAATTCCTCATTGTCGTAATAAGATGGAGGCCcatcaccatggtaaccaggGCTGCCAGCAGGTACTGGTGAACAACAATAACACGACAACAGGTTAAACGAATGTACACgtgtttattgtgttttcagCACACACTGATTGTAGTATTGATCATCTCATTGATTTTCCAGTCATCTGGGTTGAGTCGGATCCAAACTGGAGCCAGcattgtgttttcttgttgCCCTGGATAATGTACACAATTCTTCTAGCATTCGCAGGCCTTGAGTGTGTAAATTCATTTATAGAGAAAACTCCATCCAAACTGGTAACGTTCACATGGAGAACTGAGTGGAAAACTTTCGGAAAAGTAATAAATGACCACAACTTTAGCTGAGCACATTGTTTTTTGGGAATGAAGCATAAGCAGAGTCAAATGACATGACGTCATAGAGGCACTATTTGGCTATGTCATGGTTTACTGAGACACATTCAGGTATCTAACAACAAAGAATAAGGTGGCCTAGAAAGGGAAAGTCTGTTAAAAAATGCCTTCCATCTTTGGTTTAACCACTCACCCGTGGGATCACCGGGAAAGCCTGGCTGTGCGGGTCCTTGCTGATAAGGCCCCTGAGGGTAGGGTCCTTGTGGGTAGGGCATCTGAGGGTAAGGCATCTGAGGGTAGGGACCAGGGGCGAAACCTGGGCCTGCCTGGGGGACACCCGGCTGTCCATAGCCGGCTGCTGGTGGGTACGGTCCCCCTGGGGCTTGGCTGTAGTTGGGAGGGGGCATGCCGAAACCTGGCTGAGGTCGTCCATAGACATTGTTATGAAGTGGGTTGTTCTCACCCATAATAGGGTATCCACTCTTGTCCTGAGACATGGTGTGGGGGAAGGCTCACTCTGCTACTAGAACAATCTATGAGAAGAGGAGAAGTAGAATTAAGATTAATTtgcttaaaaaaacatctgtatccAGCACAAACATGCAGGTAAGAAGATCTAATGTTCACAGTATGAATATTCATACAATTTCAACATCTTTAATACATCTCAAAAGTCCCAGAAGTAAGCAGAAAAACTCAATGATGGTACAGTATCTAGGccagaagaaacaaatcaccggcactcCCAGATAAAGAGTCTTTTTTGGTTTATTCTGGGCAATCAAACGTAAACGAACGCGTTTCAGCTATAAGCCGTCATCAGTGTGATCCAACAAGACGTAATGCcagtttaaatatttcagttgAGAACAGTATCTATGCCAAACTAGCAAAAGACACAAGCACTGCATATCCCTGATTAAAAAGGTGACTGGCAATTAAATGTTGCAGGAAGAGAGGACAGAGGTATTGAGGAGAGCTACAGCACCTTCTGTTTCACAAACTAAAACCGAgctatattataattttatgcTGTTTTACCTTCCTTTGGATTGATTTGATTGTGCTAAAATATGCCTTTTATTCACTCTATAAGAGATAAAATCAAATGTGATTGGTCTTTACCAGGTCTTATTgtcgaaaaagtagaaaaatggACATTGATGCTGAAACTTCCAAGGCTTACAGGGCCTTTGCAAAGAGAAAACTAGGGTGTGGGGGATCAGAAGGAAAAGGCTgaaaatagaaagagagaggagccaCCACAGGCCCTTTCTACGACAAAGACTGTTGCAACACCTGCAGTAATGGAGAGGGCACAGGTCCAGGAAGAGACCTGGGTTACCGGGGACGGAGAGCACCTGGCTGTAATCAAGGCCTTGAAATGGATCAGGGAGATCTGCTACCAGAGCATCACAGATAAGAATACAACTAAAGAGAACAGCAATAAGAGGGGGGTGAGGTATACCCTTCATCCTGTGTTTACGGTCAGGTGTGGAATCTGGGCATGTCACCTGTTGCTCCAATTGCCTCCGTTTGGCCTGCTACAAACTCGGATCTTCAGATTTTTAGCTGCCATATCCCTCAGCTCATAGAATTTGGTGAATAAAGCACTTCAAAGAGAAAATGATATGAATagatatgtttgtttttattactgaTCTAATACTGAATCGTGGTTCAtatttatggtgccttcaaatggggtcgtgtttaccgtgttcacgagaagagtccatatgaacgcccccctcttgtggtattcacgacctcgtaggtggaaagtttctgaaagctccgagttcaccaGTTGTTACGTGTTTGTAgacgtcagaaatggcggaggccatggaagtaaaCTTTTCGGTGcctaataagttaatatattgcaattttagtcgtatatcgcaattctttgtaattttataatatgtctgaggaaaatgttgatattcccacctgcctcatctttttcctctgtcattatgcctttgcatttacttacaagttacccacttgctagcttgctaaattgttagcctctgtggcttctaggcaccgacagtaatgttaatattgccgttgcttagaaGAAGCgttctcacaacttaaccacttgaacaccaagcatattgtgtacacgacttccaatgttgtaaacacgacttccaatgttgtaaacacaagctcatgagtttcatttgaaggcactatAAATCCAATTGTTACAAATGATTTCTGTTTGCTTCAGCCTTAATTAAATAAagcatataatataatacactaAACAAACCCCCGGCAGCAAAAGTATATTTGCAGCTGAAATAATTTAACCACAACAACAGTTACATTTTGGATGAAGTCGGACGAAGACAGTTAGCAGCTGGATGAATCTCTGTCTATTCAGATAATAATCCAGCGACATGTATCACGATTTAGTTTGGCTCTC contains:
- the grinaa gene encoding glutamate receptor, ionotropic, N-methyl D-aspartate-associated protein 1a (glutamate binding), which translates into the protein MSQDKSGYPIMGENNPLHNNVYGRPQPGFGMPPPNYSQAPGGPYPPAAGYGQPGVPQAGPGFAPGPYPQMPYPQMPYPQGPYPQGPYQQGPAQPGFPGDPTVPAGSPGYHGDGPPSYYDNEEFTNSGFEDKTIRQAFIRKVFMVLTVQLMVTFSFVAIFTFVDEAKDFVRRNPWTYYVSYAVFFVSLIVLSCCGDFRRKHPWNLVALSILTLSLSYMVGMIASFYDTETVIMAVGITAVVCFTVVLFSLQSKYDFTSCRGVLFVCLIVLLLFSILCIFIHHRILHIVYASLGALLFTCFLAVDTQLLLGNKKLALSPEEYIFAALNLYTDIINIFLYILAIVGRSRE